The following DNA comes from Anaerostipes rhamnosivorans.
TTCCTCCTCGCAGTAAGTTTCCCATAGACTTCTGCCCTTTTCTCTGCCGAACCACTCCATCATCATTTGAAGACTCTGGGCATTTGACAAGCCGACAATTTTTTTCAACTCTTTTTCCGGAATCATACATCCCTTTTCCATCAGCAGTTCTTTCAGCCAGTTATAATAGACGATCTCGCTGTCGATGATGACTCCGTCCATATCAAAAATCACTGCTTCATACATGATGTTTACCCGAGGAAACCAAAGAATGCACCTACGACTCCAAGGGCCATCAATAACAGCATCATGACAATCGGATTACATTTATCCTTCTTAAAAATGTAATAAATAACACCGAACAATGCCAATGGAAGAATTCCCGGCATAATTCCATCTAAAATTGACTGTACTGTTGTGGCATCCTTTCCTATTCCGAATTTAATCGGAATCGACAAATACACATTTTCTGCGGTCATGGCACCGGCAACAGTGAGTCCGAGGATACTGGCTGCCTGCATGACTTTATCCATGATTCCGGATTTCTCTAATTTATCCATGGCCTCCACGCCCAGTTTATATCCTAAAAATGTCAATGGATAGCGCAGTCCAAAGTTCGGTATATTAAAAATCAGCCAGAACAGGATTGGACCCAGAATGTTTCCTTTCATAGCCAGAGAAACACCGATCCCCATTGCGATAATCCGGAGAGTTCCGTGATACATTGCATCTCCGATTCCTGACAGCGGCCCCATAAAGGCTGTCTTTACGGCGGAAATAGATGTGGTATCAAAATCCGGGTCTGCCGCATTTTTTTCTTCCATAGCTGCCGTAATTCCAAGAGGCAGCGTGGAAATGTACATGGTTACATTGTATAATTCCATATGCCGCTGCAACGCTTTGATGTAGTCCTCTTTGTTTGGGTATAATTTTTTAAGAATCGGCAATATGGCAAAACAATAACCAGAGTGCATCATACGTTCATAGTTCCATGAATGCTCCATTGGAATGGAACGAAGCCAGACTTTCCTCAGATCACTTTTTGTAATTTTTCCATTATAGTCGGCATGTATGTTAAAACTCATCGAAATCGCCTCCTTCCGTTTCATCAGCGACAGCCGGCATCCGGCCTGATCCGAACAAGCCAGTGCTGGACATTCCAAACAGCGCCGCCAGGATCAAAATTGCAAATAAAGCAACACCTGTTGTAGATACCCCCGAATATGCGACGATAAAATAACCGATAAAGAAAAACGGAGCGATGCTCTTTTTCATAATCATCTGTGCCAGAAGGGCAAATCCCATCGCCGGCAGAAGCCCGCCTGCAATCTCCATACCTGTCTGTACGAATTCCGGAACTAATTTCATCAGTGTGGTAATCTTGTCTGATCCGAGATAAAAAGCAATCGGTACAATCGGTGTTGTCACTCCCCATGCCACAAAACCGCTTAATATAAAGTTTCTCTGAAAGGCTCTGTCATTTCCGTCGGCAATATTTTTGTCCATCAAATGGGCAAAAAAGTTCAGGATTGGATAACCTGTCACATTGCTGATAGCTAATACGATGCTGGCCACCGGTAGTCCAAGAGT
Coding sequences within:
- a CDS encoding PTS sugar transporter subunit IIC, with the translated sequence MSTGVQAILLGILGFCTNFEWFLGTCMIQRPIVIGPFVGLIMGDLQAGIIMGATLELAFAGAASIGAYDPPDMVSGTILGVALAIKAGAGPEMALTLGLPVASIVLAISNVTGYPILNFFAHLMDKNIADGNDRAFQRNFILSGFVAWGVTTPIVPIAFYLGSDKITTLMKLVPEFVQTGMEIAGGLLPAMGFALLAQMIMKKSIAPFFFIGYFIVAYSGVSTTGVALFAILILAALFGMSSTGLFGSGRMPAVADETEGGDFDEF
- a CDS encoding PTS system mannose/fructose/sorbose family transporter subunit IID, yielding MSFNIHADYNGKITKSDLRKVWLRSIPMEHSWNYERMMHSGYCFAILPILKKLYPNKEDYIKALQRHMELYNVTMYISTLPLGITAAMEEKNAADPDFDTTSISAVKTAFMGPLSGIGDAMYHGTLRIIAMGIGVSLAMKGNILGPILFWLIFNIPNFGLRYPLTFLGYKLGVEAMDKLEKSGIMDKVMQAASILGLTVAGAMTAENVYLSIPIKFGIGKDATTVQSILDGIMPGILPLALFGVIYYIFKKDKCNPIVMMLLLMALGVVGAFFGFLG